Below is a window of Cygnus atratus isolate AKBS03 ecotype Queensland, Australia chromosome 3, CAtr_DNAZoo_HiC_assembly, whole genome shotgun sequence DNA.
TCCCAACTCttcagccccctcccctccgAGTGGCACAGGGGATGGTGCCTGGAGGGTGTGCTTGGCCCATAACAGATTGTCTCTgccacttcttcctcctcacagccctccaggggctgcagcgtggagatctgctccgaTGTGGTCCTttacaggctgcaggggaacttctgccccatgcctggagcacctcctgccctcctgctgcactgacctggggtcccagggctgctcctctCTCATCGCTCCTCACCTCTCACTGCCACTGTTTTTCCCTCGCAGCTCTGATAAGTAAGAGTGATTTACATATTCACACACAGTGCATGATAGTAGTACAACTGATAATATGACAAAGTGCACAGCCACGGCAGAAAtgatttgtaaaacaaaatagataTGAATATGTTTAGCTAAGTAGTTTCAGTCAGCAAATATGGAAGCATTTTTAGGTACACAGTACTCTTATACTGTTATCCCCCTTTCACAGCTAGCCCATAGACcagatttaaattattttattgacaGTAATTTAACttgaagaattatttaaatcaaatgataataataatttatttaactcATAATGATTTAATTCAAAGAATTGTAATTAAGTGTTCTTAATGTAGATAGAGAAGAGAACACATCTACATCACCTGCACTGGCTGGAGAACTGCATTAAAGACTGAGtgacttgtttttaagaagaaaatgtcagaatttttCATGGGCTTTGTCTCTTATTACACTTCCTACCTTATGCAAAGCTTGCACTTCACACAGGGCAGAATCCTCAGCACTGTCTTTTCCAGTTTGGGGCTGCTGAAAATCAGAATAAGGGAATGAAAAGCCGGAAAAGCATACTGGAGTACTAAAAAGAGATACGTCACAGGATTTCTCTCCCGACTAGTATAAATCATTGTCATGATCAAACATACAAAGTTGATGCCGTAGATGAAGAAGAAGGACAGAAGAGATTTCATGGCTTTGATGTGGGCATCCATGCTGAGATTCTTTGCTGAGCTTGTCTGCATATTGCGTTTGTGTCtccagagagaaaagaggaggagaagggcagagaagATGACTATCATGAATGCTATGGAAAACCCAAAGCCGCAGATATAAAAAAGAGAGGAATATTGTTTGTTCGTTTTCTCATTCAGTTTCCTGGAATATCCTAGGGAGGTGGAATTGAGGTTGCAACAGCTCACTTCATTGGTAATGTCAAAGACAGGGCTACACATGACCAGGGACAAAATCATAGAACCCACCAGCAGCCACGGCACAATCCTGTCAATTTTTACTTTCAGGTAGATGAAAAAGACGTGTCTGAAATTCGCGATTTTTACACAATAAAAAACATACAGGCAGGTAGAAACCCACAAGCTGGAAGAAtttgaaaagcacagaagaggtgCAAATATTTGGGTTACCCCGCTGATATAAATTTGCCAGTGAAATATCGTTGAAGTAATGGTATATGCCCAtgtcacacacaaaaaccaaaacctggAACATCCCAGAAAGAGCAAGATCTTCTCATTGGagttaaagcttttctttttaacccaGGTAACACAAAACACAGCCACAATGAAAGCATTGATCCACATGCCAGAAAAGGTCTGAAGTGTGATGATGACCATAACGGCGGTATCGTATGAGGTGGCATTAAATTGCTGCTGAGAGTGGGAAGCTTCCATCCTGCACGACGGGTGGTGGACACGTAGGCTGCTGTGCCGATGCTCAGCACAGGATGGCAGATGCTGTTCCCTGAGCGTCACGTATGGGAACAGAAGTTTTATAGAGCTGGCGGCGGGGGCAGACCTTGGTGCTGCTCCCATTCAGAGCAGCGCAGGTGCAGGAATGTAAATGTGGCAGGTATTCCCTTACCTGGCATCAGTGCCAGTCTTCAATATTTGAATTTcagcccagaggagctgtgtttGGTGACAAAAACAATGTAGGTGCAGTTCTGCAGTTTTACTCTCCGAGGGCACCGAAATCCATCTTCATTTTCCCAGTGGTAACGCTTTAATCATAAGTGAACAGACACGTGGTAGGGGGAAGGCAGTTCAGGATAAgcagtaatttcttttaaaggctTAAACTGAAGCATACGAAGGAAAGGAGCAAACATAAGCATGAGTCCTTGTGCCAGGGTTCAGAACCCATATGCCAAATACAGTCTCTGCTAGCAATGTGAGGAATTTAGGGGATGGGACCATGCTGTGCTCCCTCCACCCTGAACTTCTCTCAAGATTCCAAATGACTTTAGGTCCtgaaaacctgttttgttttgttttgctttgttttgctttactttgttttctaacaAGCAAGTTGTGGAAAGCTCTGTAGAGCACAGACTTCCTATAGACTTTGGGTGTGTAAAGAGTCTTCCCCATTGAGACCACAGTAACCAACCAGATCGTGGCTGATGCTGTGATGTAAGTAGAAAAAAGTTAATCTCAACAAATAGCTACAAGGAATAAACCACCAGCATCTTCTCTTTTCAGAGTGAAGCACCTGTCTTCTGGGGGATATAAATGCAAACACAGCTCACGGAGTGTCACTATCACATGTtcctatttgcatttttttcactaagATCTAGCTACAGTATTAAcctgttgaaatgtttttgcacaAGTAAATCCATATCCTGTCCTGCTTCACCCTGGCCTGTGAGACTTGTGTCCACAGGGAAAGCCCTGGGGGGGGATTCCCACGCAAAACACTCGGAGCACATGGCTTCATAGGCACGTCAATGGGACCATGCCAGGACCCCTCATTGCACCCCTGTCCTGAGGGACAAACCCTTTGAGGTCTCCTGAAGAAACCCAAACTAGCATGCTTTGTTTGAACCTTATGGCTGATGTTCTGTTGAttacaaaaataacacaattttttaaattaaagatgaTGTTTTACCCCAAAAATCACATATATAAAAGCTAAGGGTTTATGTGTTTGCATCAAGATGTTTccaggaatagaaaaaaaaaaccaccaccaactAAACCTTTTTGTTAAGATGAATTATTCGTTCAAACTGCAAACCTTAAGCCTCTTTGTCTTGAAGAGGGTGTTGCTTCCGTTCTCAGCAGCTTTGTTGGCCTCGTGTAAGGATGGGGCCGGGACGGtttgtaaagcagaaaaaaaaaaaaaaaagtgagattgTCTCTGAAGAAGTCAGAAATACTAAAAAGTTTGATATCTCCTGAATGCCACAAGGGTTAATGTGCCAAGACTAATTATTATGGGTAGGCAGATTGCTTATCAGTTTTTGCTTATGGCTATATATAAGATTAAAATCTGCTCTTCCTTTCAAAGTTCAACTTTTCTGATGGCTTATGCTTATCATTTTTTGATGGCTTATCAGTTCTTCTGAAGGTTAATCCCCCACAGGACACTATATCTACATCAGCAGGTAGCACAAGATAGTCTTCCGAAATGGATCCCTGGAGGATATGTTGTTTCACAGCACTGGCTACCTGCTCCTTTGCCTTTATGGTATTCCCGTCTTCTCCTCCGTTTTCTGGCTCGTGATCAGGGTGAGATTTCACTGCATTTGTCTGTGATTTTGAAactgtgctttctgtgtttcagatcCAAAACTCTGTTGATGACAGAGGTAAGGACGCAATGTTTTTATGTTAGTGGAAGATTATCAGTCATCAAGTGGGGAATTGCACCAATTCATGTCATTTAGTGACTAATttagggattattttttttttttgacagtgtATGCTGTTGATGGAAGGCAGCTTAGAAAGGACATCCCAGAAATAAACTCAGGTAAGTCAGGACAGTAAGTAAGCAGAATGCTGAGTTATTACAGAGATCTGAGCTAGCCTTTGGGCGACTGCAAGTCTGGCAGACGTCAGGGGTCTGAAAGATCCCTCCTATGTGAGCAAAGTCCCCAAGATGTAAGTACTGCAGGATGATTAAAAATGTGTGGGATGACCCCTAGCTGTTTCtagggggaaagaaggagacCTCCCTTGTGGAGTCTGGTAACAGCTGGAGAAGACGgcaaggcaggagcagggcatgGGGCAGAGGACAGAAAGGTCCATAAGTTTCCTATTGGAAAGGGAAGATGGAAAGGCCAGGAAATTTCCATAAGGCTAATTTTGTAGGAAGCCCAATACCTTACTCTTAAATTTGGAAACATACTCAACGGCTCTTGGGCAAGGCTCAGTAACCTCTGTGCTGGACCAAACCTGCATCAACCCCTGCACTCTTCTGCCATACCACCACCAGAGAAACCTTGGCAGTGGCTCTAATTCgacttctgttttgttgatGTGCATTCATCTTAAGTGAGCTGCTGGGTTTCACATCACCAGTGGCCAAGATACGAATCTTAAGTACCTTCAGCCCTGCCACAGGGCTTCAGCAGTGTTTCCTTGAGAGAGTTTTCATTTCCTGGCATGGACTCTTATCTGCTTTATGCTCTGGCATAGGTTTCCTCTGATTTTGCTGACAGAACAGAGCACATGGTgctagattattatttttcttctctttgtataTATGTGAGGAGAATAAGATATTTCTATAACAAAAGGTTATAGAAATAGGTTATAGATGAACTGTCTGTGCTGGGATTGTGCCTATACAAGGgcattaaataattttacattagtGGGACCATACAGTGGCTGGGGCTTGGACTCAGATTTGGACAGGGAATTTGGcaccttaaaaaaatgaaagtatgaAATAAGAGTCTCAAGTGCTGTGCTTTTAAAGCATGGTAGATGTGGATCAGCTGCTTAAATCACAGGTGTCTGTTGCCAGCTCAAATCCATCTCCTGTGGCACCTGTAGAAGGGGAAGAAGTCCCCCAGACTCCGTATCTACCAGCTTATGTGGATATCTTGGATACCCTGGTGTGTCTTAAATGGCACCAGACACCTATGGTTAGGCAACTGGGTGGCTGCAGGTGTATCTGAGACATACAGCACATACATAGGGTAGGCATTTAGATTGAATTGCTTGAATCTGAGCTTAGTTCAGGCTCAGGGGTTTGAAAAATAGGGATGAACCCCTTCCCTCTCCAGAATCCTTGTCTTTCTCCTTTGATCTTATGAGCATCCCAGATGATTAGTCTAGGTTAGCCATAGGGCTATCAGATGCCTAACTTCTGGACAAATCCCATTTTACCTAAATATCCACAATGCTCTGAAGCCCATGGTGGGTTCAGGATACAAGTCtaggaaaaagagcaaagtcTCCTCGGGGCAGGTATTATAAAATGGTTATGGAAATCTTCGTTCAACCCCAAATCCTCCTTTGTTGCAGGTGGCGGACTGGCATGCTGTAGGGTGTTGATGGCTATTTGTTGCCTGTTGCTGGGCGGTTGCTGTTTACGGAGAGATGGGTTGGTTGTTGAGGCAGCCTCATGATAAATTGTGTGGTCTTTGAAAAAAACCCACCGTACTGCAGTTCTTGATGTGTTGCTCTGACCTAAATGGTTGTTTATCTCCTTTCAGAAACAGGAAGGCAGCTTTTTGAGGGTGATATTATCTTACCGGTAAGTGTTGCTCGTCTAAACTAACACTACTAAGAGTGTGAGCTGGGCTAAAATGTTAACACCAGTATGTTAATATCATCCACAGCTGGAGAGGAACGCTCTAAGAAACAACTCCTACAGATGGAAATTTCCCATCCCCTACATCCTGGCTGACAGCCTGGGTAATAAGTCTTTTTATTGTAGTAGTGCTGTATGGCTTCCATTATATGTACTCTGGTTTTGTACA
It encodes the following:
- the LOC118254699 gene encoding taste receptor type 2 member 40-like; amino-acid sequence: MVIITLQTFSGMWINAFIVAVFCVTWVKKKSFNSNEKILLFLGCSRFWFLCVTWAYTITSTIFHWQIYISGVTQIFAPLLCFSNSSSLWVSTCLYVFYCVKIANFRHVFFIYLKVKIDRIVPWLLVGSMILSLVMCSPVFDITNEVSCCNLNSTSLGYSRKLNEKTNKQYSSLFYICGFGFSIAFMIVIFSALLLLFSLWRHKRNMQTSSAKNLSMDAHIKAMKSLLSFFFIYGINFVCLIMTMIYTSRERNPVTYLFLVLQYAFPAFHSLILIFSSPKLEKTVLRILPCVKCKLCIR